The genomic window GCAATGCGTTGATGCGCTTGGCGGCGGCGGATTTGAATTGACCGATAATCGCGCCGATGGAGCCCGATGGCGGACCCGCCGTAGGGGCGACCCGGTGGGTCGCCCTGGTTTGTGTCATCGGTCGCCGGTCATGGGCGACCCCCCGGGTCGCCCCGACATCACCATCGGAAATTTTTATACACAAAATCGCGTGTAAATTATTCGGCATCACGACAAAATAAACCAGTAAAACCATTGATCGTACCCGCGGGGTGCGCAGCCATTCGTCCTGCACCACCATCCCAAGATCATTCAACCGCACGCGGCCCTCGACCACATCCCCAAACAGACATTCACGCCGCCAGGCGCAGACCGTCGTGAAAAACGCCCCGGCAGCGCCATAATCAAATTCCCGCAACCGGATGGATTGCCGGTTGTGCGTATCGGGGTTGTACATGGTTGCCCCCTCCCCTTTTTTCCAACAAATAACATTCCACTGTCGGGCGACGCATGCATCGCCCCCACGGGGGAATCGTCATCCAGATCCAAAACAGAGCGTGGACATACGTCGCCCGGCCCTTGACATCCGACACGCACAAAATTATGCTCGATCAAACACCAATCGAGGGCAAAAAAAATGCGCACAACCGTCAATATCGACGACGAAAAAGGCAAAGAATTGATGCAAATCACCTCCGCGCCTTCCATGTCCAAAGCCATCCAAATGGCGCTTGCCGAATACATCGACATGAAACGAAAAAAACAACTGCTCGCTCTGCGCGGCAAACTCGACATCATCGACAACTGGCAGGAGCTACGCCGGATGGATGCGCAGGACCCGCCCCATGAATAAGGTCATCGTCGACACCTCGGCCTGGATCGACTTTTTCCGCGCTCCGGCAGGCGGCATCGGTGACGAGGTCGCCACACTGATCGAACAGGACCGTGCCGTTCTGGTGGGCCCCGTGCTCGCCGAACTGCTGCAAGGATTGAAATCTCGCCGGGAAGCCGACACCTTGAACGAACTGTTCAGCATTCTTCCCTATCTGGAAACGACCCGCGACGATTGGGAAAATGCCGGCGATCTCTTGCGCAGGATGAGGCACAACGGCATCACCATGCCCCTAAGCGATACCCTCATCGCAAGCATCGCAAAAAAACACGGCCATGCCGTCCTCACCCTCGACAAGCATTTCGAGCATCTCGAAATCCCTCTCCATCCTGCGAGAAATTGATCAACCCCGCGCCGGTCATGGGCGACCCAGCGGGTCGCCCCTACGGGTGAATTTCCATCCAGGGGCAAAAACAGGGGCGCGGCATGCCGCGCCTCTACTCCCGGGGACGGGCGACCGCCTTGTACATTTCCCCATAGCGTTCCAGCATCACCGCCAGGGAATAATGTTCCCGCACATGCGCCAAACTTCGTTCGCCAAAGGCGCGGCGCAAGTCCGGATCGACCAGGTAATCGCGTAGGGCCTGCGTTAACCCCGCAACGTCGCCGGGTTCGACAATGGCGCCGCAACGGCCGCCGTCGAGCAGATCCTCGACGCAGCCGACCCGCGTGGCGATGGAGGGGATGGCGCAAGCCATGGCTTCGTTGAGGGCGTTGGGGTGCTGTTCGCTGTCGCTGGAGAGCACGAACACATCCAGATCATTAAGAAAACCGGGGATGTCCTCGACCCGGCCCCACAGGGCGAGCCGCTCGCCGATGCCCAGGGCGGCGGCATGGCTGGTCAGGGCCTCGCGTTGATCGCCCTCCCCCGCGATGCGGATTTCCAGATCCAGCCCCTCGGCGATCAGGGGGCGGCAGGCATCAAGAATCAGCCGGTGATTTTTCACGGTGCGCAGATTGCCCACCGAGCCCACCACCAACCGCTCGCCGCGCGGCTTGGGCGCGGGGAAAAAGCGCCCCGTGTCCACGCCGTTGGCAATTACTTGGGTGCGCTCCGCAGGCCAGCCCCAGTGCGCCACCATCAGATCCCGGGATTGACGGCTCACCGTGAACAGATGGGTGGTCATGCGCACCAGCACCTTCGAAGCCGCGCGGCGTCGCCAGGGCATGTACCCAGCCACGCCCAGGCCGTGAAAACTGTAGATCAGGGGCACCAGGGGCCGCGCCAGCAGACGCCCCACGGCCACGTCGGGCCAGGCGCCCCAGTTGCGGGCATGAATCACATCGGGCCGGATGTCGCGGATCAGCGCGGCCAGACGAAAAGGCAGTTGGGGTTCGTTGGGTCTGGCGTGGAAAAGGTGGATGTCCACGTCATCGGGAATGCGGTCGGCGATTTCCGGCTCGCTTTTCAGGCAGGCGATGGAATGCCGGAAACCCTGGCCGTTGAGCCCGGCAATCACGCGCGCCATGGTCGTTTCCATGCCCCCCGCCAGCAAACCCGGCACCACGTGCAGTACATGAATCAGTTTCTCGCCCATTCCGTCAGACCTTCAAAATCTTTTCAGCGATGGCCTGCTCGATGGCCGACTTTTTCGGCCCCTCCGTCGTCACCGCTTCAGGTTCGTTTTCAAAGGCGCGCTGCAGGCACACGGGCATGATCAGCATCCACCACAGATACTCGGTATAGACAAGGGTTCCGGTCATGCCGTAGGCCAGCATCGCCGCCAGGGCCGCCATGTAGCCCAGGCCCATGAACTGAAAATCCTTAGCCACCGCAGGCGAAAACTGCGAGGCCTTGCGGATGTGCGTCCACAAGAGGCGAAAAGCGTTGAGTACGATGGCCAGGAACACGCCCAGACCGACCAGGCCAAGCTCCCCGCCGCAACGCACCAGGGTGTTGTGGGCGTCGCGGCCTTCATGCAAGGGCTGATAGCGCCCGATGTATTGATAAAAGTTGCCGGGGCCGACGCCCAGGATGGGATTGGCTTTCATCATTTTCAGCCCACCCTCCCAGATTTCCAACCGCGAGGATGCCGAGGCGTCCCGCTCGTCGGCTTGCGCCGTAATGGTGGTGCTTCGCTCGCGGAAGGTGTCGTCGGTCAGATAATACAAACCCAGGGCCGCGCCCAAAATCCCCACCACGATGATCTTGCGTTGACGCGGCGAGGCGAACATCATCGCCGCCAGCATGCCCGCCGCCACCGCGAGAAGAGCACCACGACTGCGGGTCAGAATCACCGCGTTGGCGGAGAATCCGCCGGCGAGAAACACCAAAAGGCGCTGCCGCCAATTCTTGCTGTTGAGAAACTGGCAACCGATAATGAACAGCATGGCCGCCATGAACCCGCCGAAGCGGTTGGCATCGCTGAAATCGGCGCCGCCTACCGACTCAAGCCGCCCCTGAATGAAGGCACGCAGAGGAACCTCATAGGCCTGAATGCCCAGGATCATGGCGAAGATCACCAGACTCCAGGTGACGATTTTCAGCAACTTGCGATCCGTGACCACATGAGAGAGCATCATCAGGAAAATGGTGATTTTCACCATTTTGACGGTGGGGTGATCGGCCGCCTCATAACGGCCCACCGATGCACTCGAAAACACGTGAGCAACCCAGACCACTAGCACAAAAATCACAATCAGCCATTCCTGGCCCACCATGAAATTTTTGTATTTGAGCTTGTGTCGATTGATATAGATACTTACGGCCGACACTAAGGCAAACATCAGCGAGTAGCGCAGGCCGAGACCACGCATGGGCGCGTGCCACCACTGCCGCTCGGGCCCAATGCAGTAATGCCCCATGTAACCGATCAAGCCGATGATGGGATGATAAAACGCTCCCACTAGGGCAACGGCAACCAAGGCGGCAAACAATATGGATCTGAGCCCCATAACTCGCCTACCCGCCGAAAGCGGCGTTCAAACGCGCCGCCGCCGCCCCCCAGGTCAGTTCCCGCACCACCGTTTCCCGGCCCCTGTCGGCCAGCGCCTGACGCTTGCCCCGATTCGCCAGCAACTCACAGGTCGCTCGAGCCAGTTCCTCGGGTGAGTTGCCCAGCAGCAGGTTGGCGCCATTTTCGGCGGGCACCCCCTGGCAGGCCAGAGGCGTGGCCACCACCGGGGCATTGGCCGCCCAGGCTTCAAGCAGCTTGTTCTTGATGCCCGTACCGCTTTTCATCGACAGCAGGATCACCCCCGCGTTCCACAGATAAGGGCGGATATCCTCCACCCGTCCCGTCACGGCAACCCGCTCGGAGGCCAAGGCTCGCAGGGCCGCTGAAGGTTCGGCCCCCACCAGTTGAATCAGCACGTCGGGGCGCCCTTTCCAGATCAGCGGGGCAATTTCTTGGACCAGCCAGGTCGCCGCCAGTTCATTGTTGGGGTTGCTCATGTGCCCGGTAAACACCACCGTCGGTCCCTCAGCCGCCACGGGTGGCACATCGGCGGGGGGCGCGAAAAAGCCCACATCGACGCCGTTGGGCACTAACAGGGTATGGTGGCGCGGATGGCGGGCATTAAAGCTGGTGCAATCCTCCCGGCTGACAAAGGAGGTGTAATCGACAAAGCGCAGGGCATCGCGCTCCAGATTTACCTTGCCCAAACGGTTTTTGAACAACCGCAACCGCTCGCGCAGCCCCGTTCGACCGGTCTGCTTGCGCCTTGCGAATTCCAGAAATGAATCATCCACCATGTCGAAGAGAATCTTGCAGGTTCGATCGACCTGTTCGGCATACTGCAAAACCCGGCTGCCGCACAGCACCACCACGTCGTAACCGGGCGTCTGCCGCGCGATGCTTAGCCCAAAATCTTCGTCATGGGCGAACATGGAAAAGCGATGCAGCGCCCGGCCACGATCCACATGCTTGCGGCCAATGCCAACCACCATGCCCACACCCACCTTGCCGTAGGCCTCGATACCCTCGGCGGTCGGCAGACAACAATGCACGTCCACCCGTTCCCCCCGGGCCGCCAGGGTGCGCGCCAGGTGATACACCCGCAGCCAGCGCCCGTGAATGATCGGCCAGGGGCATTCCGCCGCGATAAACAGCCACTTCATAAGCACACCACCCTCATGACCGACGCCTTAGCCGGCGACACTCTCAAAAACACCCAAAACCCGCTGCGCGCAGGCTTCCCAGGTGTACGCCTTCACCCGTTCAAAACCGCGCGCAACCAAATCCCGGCGCAGTCCTTCATCACTCAGCAATTGCCGCAAACCATCGGCAATCGCCTCGGTCCGGCGTGGATCGACCAGCACCGCCGCATCCCCCGCCACCTCGGGCAGACTGGTGCAGTCGCTAGTCAAAACCGCCGCGCCGCAGATGAAAGCATCCAAAAGCGGCAAGCCGAAACCTTCGCTCAATGACGGAAAAACCAGCACCGCCGCGCCGCTCAAAAGTGCGGCGATATCCGCCTCGTCGGCAAAACCGTGCAAGCGACAACTCTCGCCCACGCCCAACGCTTCGGCGAGGGCGCGAAACTTTCCAAGGGCCGGTTCACGAATGCCCACCAGCACCAGATGCCTTTGGTCCCGAAGACTTGCAGGCACCTCGGCCCAGGCGCGAATCACCTTTTCCGTGTTCTTGCGCGGCATGTCCGAGCCGAAGCCGAAAACATAGGGGGAGTCACACGCCACCCCATATTTCTCGCGTACCGCCGCCAATTGTGCCGCATCCTCGATGCGCTTACACTTGCGATCCGGCGCCCAGGGGTTGACCACCACCTTGCTCTCGGCAATAGCGCAAAACTCAACGATCTTCAGCTTGCTGTATTCGCTCGGGGTGAAAATTTTGCTTGCCTTGTGCGCTGTACGCCGCACCGCTTCGCCCCATCGAGCCGAATCGGGGGTGGCCAACGCCGGTTCCAGAGGTATCAGATCATGGATGGTCGCAACCATGGGCGCGCCCGGAAAGCGAGGGCCGATATTGGCGGGAGCGTGGAACAGATCGGCCTTGGCGGCGCGCACCGCCAGGGGCAGGCGCAGGTTGGACCAAAGGCCGAAGCGGTCGCCCTTGATGTCGATGCCCTGGTCGCTGATATTGGCACAGCCCTCAAAGGGATTTTTGCCGTTGCGGCCGCGATGAAACATGACAAAACGCCAGTCGGGACGAACCTTGGCGATTTCCCCATACAGATCAACGAGGTTTTTCCCCGTGCCGCGCGGATGGCGGGCAAAGGTGGTGCGGGCGTCCACGCAAAGGCGCATAAGTCAACTTCTCCAAAAATCAGCGGGATGGATTTACGGGAGACAAAGAGAGGACCGCCGCGACGATTGCCTCGGCCTTGATACCGTCCATGCAGTGGGGGTCAACCTCACACTTGCGCCGGTAACAGGGCGCGCAGGGCAGCTCCGTCGTCAGCTTCACCCCGCGATCAAACAAGTCGATCTCCTGCGCGCAGGTCGGCCCGAACAGGGCCACCGTCGGCACATCCTGGGAAACGGCCACATGCAACCCCAAGGTGTCGCCCGTCACCACCGCCGCGCACTGGCCGACGATGGCGGTAAACTCCAGTTCGGCATTGCGGGTGCCCGTGGCGTGCAGTCGGCCGCCGCACTGCTCATTGATCCACTTGTTGAGTTCCTGCTCATCGGGCCCGCCGAGTAGAGCCACGCCATAACCTGCGTCGAGCAACAACCGAGCCAACTCGACCCAGCGCTCGCGACCGGGCGCCTTGTGGGCGAAGACTCGTCCGGCGCCGGTGTTCAGGCCGACGATCGGCCGGCCCGACGCCTTCCAGGGGGCAAAGAGATTTATGGCGCGGACCTTGGCCGCTTCATCGGGATAGAGGCGATAGGGTTCGCGCACATAGTCGAAACCCAGGGCTTCGTGGATCAGTTCGGGGTAGGTTTTGGTGTTGCGGCGAAATTTCAGATCGTCGTCGAGGCCCAGCTCGAAGTACGGCTCGACACGGGCATCGGTAGGCATGGCCGTGCCCCATTGAGACATTTGGATGCCGCGCTTGTCGGAGGCGCGCAATGCGTTGCACAGCGCCGTCGGGCCAGGCTCCTTGTCGAGGGAAATCACCAGATCGAAGGATTGGCACTGCACCGCCGTGATCCCCTCGGCATCAAAAGAGAACAACTGGTCGATGAGGGGATGGTTCTTGAGGATGCGCACCCCGCTAGGCAAACTGATCCAGGTGATGTGGGATTGCGGGTAGGCGCGCTTGAGCGTCGGCAGCAGACAGGCGGTGCGCACCACGTCGCCCAAGGCGCCGAGCTTGATGATGAGGAGGCGGTGGCCCATGGGGGAATAGTTGGAGCAGGTGCAGCGCTGTTTGAAGCGGCAGGGGCGATCGCCCATGTAGTGGCGGCAGTCGAGGGAGAGATGAAGGGACATACGTATAAATATCCTTGTTAATTACTCGATAAGTTCAAGATAGCAATCTAAAGTCTGTGCTAGCATTACCTGCTCAGAAAATTTCCGTAAAACAGTAAGCCTGGCATTCGAACCAAGCTCGGCCCTCAATCCTTGATTATTAACTAGTTCTTCAAGATACTTAGTAAAACTTGAAATTTCTTCACTATTTACAAGATATCCATTTTCCCCATGATTAATAATGTCACTAATCCCACCAACATCAACAGAAACAACAGGTATTTTACAAGACATCGCTTCAATAATACAAAACGGCATAGCTTCATAGTATGAAGTTAATGCAAAAATGTCCATTTTAAGCAAATAAGGCAAGACATCAGATTTATGTCCGACCAAAAAGACTCTATCTTTGACACCTAGCTTGATAGCCATTTTTTCAATTTCAGCTCGAGAATCGCCCTCGCCGACTAAGAGCAAAGCCACATCTTTTCTTTTAATCTGGGAAAATACCTGTACTAAACGGTCATACGCCTTTTCTGGTGCCAACCTACCAACTGAGCCAATGACAACACCATGCCAATCATTCAATGCTTCATCAAGACTATCCCTTAAAGGACTTGGTGTGAATTTTTCAGGGTCAATGCCATTAAAAATTACTTTTGTTTTTTTGGAGGGAAGGCCCCTCTGGCGATTCAATTTTTGCGAAACAAGCGGGCTAACGGCAATAATTCTATCAACAAGAAACCATTCAATTTTCCGCAATAATGCCCTTTTGAAAAACTTTATTCGCCAAAACGCAAATTGGCCCAAAAATTTCTTGGCTGGCTGCAACAGTTCTGGAACAGTATGTTCTGTGATGACAGTATTTATCCTAAATATTCTTGAAATTAATATATAAATTAAAAACCTATTCCGCCAACTAGCATTCGCATGTAAAATGATTTTCTCGTTTATATTTTCAAAAATAAAATTAATAAATTTTTTAATAGAAAAATCAAAAACCACATTACAACCAGTACTAGAAAATTCATTTTTAATATTTGATAATTCATTACTTGAAAAAAAAACAACGGTAACCTCATAACCTTTACCATTTATATATTTAGCCAAAGAAACCAAATACTTTTCTGCACCTCCAAAAGCTTTTGCGTCTGAGAATAATAAAATTTTGGCCATTTCAATTACATCCAATTTTTAATTTCTTAATAATTTTAGACAAAAAAATGTAACCGTCTAATTTAAAACATATTTTATCTGAAAAAGTTTTTGCACTTGTGAAGTTGAGTATTGCATTTGACATATCACCTTCATGAAACTGATGCCAACCAAATCCAAAATAACATTCAAAAAGCCGCTCGCGAATATGATTCAAAATATTAGGAGGCGAATCTGACGGCAGAAATGTCAAAAGCCCCTCCAAGGCCTGTGCTTCCCCAATCCGGATTTTCCTGGTATTCCTAGACGCCCCCCCTGCATGCTCCCGATATGCAACCAAAGGCTTTTCAATATATCCTATCCCATTTCCCAGGCTGGCAATTTTAAGCCAAAGACAATAATCCTCCGCATGAGTTTGCCCCACAGGAAAACCACCCGCCTTCAACAATGCCGATTTTCGTGCCACAACGGATGATGTCCATAAAAAATTTCCCTCGATTAATTTTAAAAAGTTATTATCTTCAACCAAAGGGCTCAACCTTGCATCAATAGGGCAACCATCTTCGTCAATAATTTTGCACCTGGAATGAATCAGGTCATATTTTTCACTAAATAACTTGCTTTGCTCGTAAAGTTTATCGGGATCCCAAATATCATCGGCATCACAAAAAGCGATCCATTCGCCAAGTGAATTAGAAATTGCATTGTTTCGTGCTACAGACACACCTTGGTTTTCCTGAGCGATATATTTAATTTTATTTCCGTAATTTTTTAAAATTTCACCTGTAAGATCTTGGCTGCCATCGTTTACAACAACAATTTCATATGCTGGTGCGTTTTTTTGACATAAAATACTACTTATTGTTAATTCTATATAATTCTCAGCGTTAAATGCGGGGACAATTACAGATATAAGCGGAACAACTGTTTCCAAGCTGAACACCCCCTAGACTTATCCGAAAATCCTGCCTTTTGCGAAGCTACGCCGGGACAATAGCTCAACCCAAACAATAGGTGGATCAAAAAGCCGACTACATAAATACCTCAAACACAACCCAAGGTATCTTCGAGCAAGCCAGATCTGGCCGATCTCATCACCAATCGCCGTGACCTGTAGTTTTCTCGTGCGCCCAGCACCATAATAATACTTCTTCAAATATTCTAAGGTTTGCCTGCCCTTGGGTAGCCAATGCTTCACTTTCGCATCAGGCACCCAGCGCCCACTAAAGCCCTCCGCCATGATCGCCGCGATTACTTGCGATTCCTCGCCCAGCACGACCTTTCCTGCGTTCAGCCCCAGATTGGGATCATAGAGGTGTCGGCGTTGTTCGGCCATCCGCACTGCAAAGTTGGCGCCGAAGGGGACTATGCCTTCCTCGACTGAAAGTGGGATAGGTTCATCTCCAAGATCACGCACCGCAAAAGCTGCGGACACGACATGCCAAGACTCTTTCAGCCACGGTGGCGGCTCGCCTTCAAACCAAGGTGTGATGGGGCCCCCAAACACGGCAGCGTCGGGCCATTCGCGAAAAGCGCGGGCATAGGCCAGAAGCCAATCGCTATCGACCAGAACATCGTCGTCGGTCCAGACGATATAGTCCCCGGTTGCATTCCGGACGGCGGCATTGCGGGCGTTGGAAAGACCGGGAGTCGGTTCGAATATGCGCCTAATCGGCAAAAGCCCGCTAAACTCTGCAATGACCTTATCGGTGTCATCCGTACAGTTATTGTTGACAATGAGCAGTTCCCAGGAAAAACTTGCATCAGATTTCAGGTTGAGCATGTTTTCAAGGGTTTGCGTCAGCAGCGCAGCACGATTCCAGGTACAGATGGCAACGATAATTTTCATGAAAAATAACCATCATATAGTTTAATCAATTTTTTTGGTATATTTTTATATAACCTATATTTAAAAACTATATCTTTATAAACACCCATATATTTAGAAATATTTATTAAGTAAGAGAACTTTCTTAAATCCCTCGAGTACCAACTTGAGATTAAATCCTTATTCAATATTCTAACGAACAAATCAACAACATTCACATTCACTGAACCAACATCAACATTGTTTCCATTCTTTTCAATAAATTTAATTCTTGATTTATATAACGATTCAAATTGCGCAAAGGGGTCTTTGCTTATTTGGTTATCATGCCATCTATAACTAACGGTTATTTTTTTCGTATTTACAAAAAGAGATCGCACAGAAAACCTTAACCAAAAATCAAAATCTGGAGCAATTCTGATATCTTTATTAAACCCGCCTAGTTTTTTAACGGCAGCAGCCCGGGTAATAACGCTATTTGCCGGGACAATCGTCCTCTCAAAACAATAGTTAAACATATTAAGGGGCTGGTCTTCTGCCTCCGAAAAATACCATGTACCACTACGAGAACCAAAAAACCTAACACCGGAAAAAGCAACATCTGCCGATGGGTGCCTCTCTAACAAGCCAATAACAGTCTCACAATGGTCAGGGTCCCAAACATCGTCAGCATCAAGCCATGCTATCAAATCGCCACGAACAGCGGCTATCCCGATATTACGTGCCAGGGCATGCCCACTATTTTTTTCAGTACTTAATACTTTTACCGGATAATTTCTTAATATACTTACTGTGTTATCTGTAGAACAATCATCGACTACAACAATTTCATCAACTTTTTTTGACTGTGAAAGCACAGAATCAATTGCCTCGCCAATATATTTTTCGGCGTTATAACACGGAATAATAACCGAAATCATTACGATAAACTTTCCCTTAACTTCCAAGAATGATCAAACAAAACCAATCTCTCAGAATCTGGCATTCTACCAAAACCATAGTAGTCAGATTTTTCAACATTTATTATGCCCGCGTCTATTATCCAATCTTCGACAACTGTCGAACTTGAAATATGCAAATTATATTTATATATCCCTGAATTTAATTGCAATTTAGGAATATAACATTCAAAAACACCTTTTTTTTGGCCTATATCCTCAAAAAAGTCCCCTGTAAGCAAATTCCACAAATTTGCAACCTTCACATCTTTCATACTATTAATTGCAAATGATACAGATAAATTTTTCGCTTTTTCTTTTTCGATAATTTCAAATTCAGCAAGAATCTTAAGTGTTTCACCGCTTTTTACATAGCAAACACGGTCACCATTTTCATTTTCTAACCATGTATCAATAAATCTAATGCCACCTTCGCCCTTTCGATCGCTTCTCTTTGAAATGTCGCTATTAATAATTGCCATAAAATCCTGCAAATATTTATCAACTACGCAATTTGGCGCCCCACTTGCCACTATTTGTCCTTCGGCTAATAAAATACACCTATTGCAAAGGCCAAGCACGGCCTCCATTTGATGGCTGACAAAAAGCACTGTACGCCCATGACTGGCGACATCTTGCATCTTACCCAAACATTTTTTTTGAAACGCAGCATCCCCAACCGCCAACACCTCATCAATAATCAAAATCTCCGGCTCCAAATGCGCCGCCACCGAAAACGCCAACCGCACCTTCATTCCCGACGAATACCGCTTGATCGGCGTATCGAGAAACTTCTCCACCCCCGAAAAATCCACAATCTCATCGAACTTGCGATCAATCTCCTTTTTGGTCATCCCAAGAATGGTGCCGTTCATGTAGATATTCTCGCGCCCCGACAACTCAGGATGAAACCCCGTGCCCACCTCCAGCAAACTGGCCACGCGCCCATTGATGGTCACGCGCCCGGCGGTCGGCTCGGTAATGCGCGACAACACCTTGAGCAGGGTACTTTTCCCGGCGCCGTTGCGCCCGATGATGCCCAGCACCTCGCCGTGCTTGACCTCGAAAGACACATCGTTCAGAGCATGCAGCACATCGGGATCGTTGCTGTTCAGATCGAAATGCCCCAGGCTGCGCAACTGCTTGAAGTTCTTCTGCGGCGCCTTAAGCCAGGAAAACAGGGTCGCGGC from Geoalkalibacter sp. includes these protein-coding regions:
- a CDS encoding glycosyltransferase, producing MKIIVAICTWNRAALLTQTLENMLNLKSDASFSWELLIVNNNCTDDTDKVIAEFSGLLPIRRIFEPTPGLSNARNAAVRNATGDYIVWTDDDVLVDSDWLLAYARAFREWPDAAVFGGPITPWFEGEPPPWLKESWHVVSAAFAVRDLGDEPIPLSVEEGIVPFGANFAVRMAEQRRHLYDPNLGLNAGKVVLGEESQVIAAIMAEGFSGRWVPDAKVKHWLPKGRQTLEYLKKYYYGAGRTRKLQVTAIGDEIGQIWLARRYLGLCLRYLCSRLFDPPIVWVELLSRRSFAKGRIFG
- a CDS encoding glycosyltransferase family 2 protein, whose product is MISVIIPCYNAEKYIGEAIDSVLSQSKKVDEIVVVDDCSTDNTVSILRNYPVKVLSTEKNSGHALARNIGIAAVRGDLIAWLDADDVWDPDHCETVIGLLERHPSADVAFSGVRFFGSRSGTWYFSEAEDQPLNMFNYCFERTIVPANSVITRAAAVKKLGGFNKDIRIAPDFDFWLRFSVRSLFVNTKKITVSYRWHDNQISKDPFAQFESLYKSRIKFIEKNGNNVDVGSVNVNVVDLFVRILNKDLISSWYSRDLRKFSYLINISKYMGVYKDIVFKYRLYKNIPKKLIKLYDGYFS
- a CDS encoding ABC transporter ATP-binding protein, translating into MSDIAIKVENLHKLYRLGLKDETKDTLAATLFSWLKAPQKNFKQLRSLGHFDLNSNDPDVLHALNDVSFEVKHGEVLGIIGRNGAGKSTLLKVLSRITEPTAGRVTINGRVASLLEVGTGFHPELSGRENIYMNGTILGMTKKEIDRKFDEIVDFSGVEKFLDTPIKRYSSGMKVRLAFSVAAHLEPEILIIDEVLAVGDAAFQKKCLGKMQDVASHGRTVLFVSHQMEAVLGLCNRCILLAEGQIVASGAPNCVVDKYLQDFMAIINSDISKRSDRKGEGGIRFIDTWLENENGDRVCYVKSGETLKILAEFEIIEKEKAKNLSVSFAINSMKDVKVANLWNLLTGDFFEDIGQKKGVFECYIPKLQLNSGIYKYNLHISSSTVVEDWIIDAGIINVEKSDYYGFGRMPDSERLVLFDHSWKLRESLS